The Paenibacillus spongiae nucleotide sequence CGATGAAGGCTTCGGGTTCGCGGCTGGGCATCGGAACCCGGAAGCTGTGCACGATGGCGCGCGATACGCGGCAGAGATGATAGGGAGCGCTCTCTGCGACGAACACCCGGTGCCCCGCATCGGCGAATTGGCGGGCAAGCTCAAGCGCTGCAGGCGCTCTTCCGCCGGTTAACAGAATATTCAAGCCGTTCCCGCCGTTCACTGCATTCGCCTTAGTAGTCAAGAATGACGCCTCCAAGCGATACCCCCGCCGATGTGCCGAGCAGCAGAATGCGGTCGCCGCGTTCGATTTTCTCGAGGCGTATCGCTTCATGCAGTCCCATTGGAATAGAGGCTGCAATGGTATTGCCATGGTCAGGCGTAATGTACATCAATTGATGCTCGGCAATCCCGAGCTTCTTGCGGATCAGCCGCATCGCCATCGCGCTGCCTTGATGGGGAATGACAAGCTTGAAATCCTCGATATGAGTACCGGACGCCTGGAGCATCTGCTCGACGAAATCCGGCAATTTTCGCGATGCTAACCGAAAAATTTCGCTTCCGTTCATATCGAATAGATAATGATCCATTGATACAGAGCTATAATTTTGCGCATGACGCTTCGTTCCGCCGCCGCGTATTTCCGATAAATGGGCGCCTTCGCTGAAGGTTTGCATCGCGGCGTGTACGATTCTGGACTTCCCGCCGGGCTCCGTTCGGCCGAGCACAACTGCTGCCGCGCCGTCGCCGAACAGCGCGGCACTTTCCTTCTGGCTCCAGTTGAGTCCGATGGAGGCAATTTCCGTGGAAATAAGCAGAATCCGGCGGTACCGGCCCGCATCTAGCATATATGACATGACATCCAGCCCGGCTACGAAGCTAAGGCAGGTAGAATTAATATCAAATGCGGGGACTCCCGAGGCTTCCTGTCCCATCGCTTTCTGGATCAGAGCCGCTGTGCAAGGGATGGGCTGTTCCATCGTGCCGCTCGTGCAGACGAGGCAGTCGATATCGGCGAAAGTAAGTCCGGCTGCATCAAGCGCCTCGTAGGCGGCTCGCGCCCCCATCTCCGAAGCGGTCTCATCTTCGACGAAGTAGCGTACGGAGACGTCGGATTTTTTAAGCACCCAGCCTTTCTTTACACCTAATAACACATCCATATCGGAATCGGTTACCCGCTTCTTCGGCAAATACTTGCCTGTGCCTAGCACGCTTACATTACGCTGCTGCATGAGATCCCTCCTGTTCGTCTTGTCAGCGGAGCTTGCAGGGCTCGCTTATCATTGTACTAGACTGCTGAATTTTAGGTAGTACCAAATTTTCATGGTACCTGCAGCAGTTCATGACGGCATTGAGCTCCGCTTGCAAGGGCGGAAATAAATGATCAACGGCGAGCGGATTTCCCGGGAAAGCGCAGAAGTCGACACAATCGGACGCAATGCGGCCATTCGTCAGCGTGAATCGTCAAGAACGGCATCCTCTAATCGGTCAGCGGCGGAGAGATGTACATCGGAAATCAACGCAAAAAAAGCACAGTCCCCCAATCATATTGGGAAAGAGTGCTTCGCTTCTTGATCGACATCGTAAGGGAAGAGTGCATGATTGTCCATATGATATTGCATGAAGGATAGAAATAAATCCTGCCGTTAGACCTTTCTGTCTGCCGTACTGCTATTGCATGCGTACTATTTGCTGTGACTCAAAAACCATTCGTACAGCTCCGGATTGTCGTATGTTTCCGACCATGAATTATGGTCGACTCCGGGATAGACGGTGAAACGAACATTTCCGCCGGCACTTTTCAAAGCTTCGACCATCTTCTCCGATTCGGTAACAGAAATCACGCTATCTGCGTCTCCGTGAAAAACCCAGGCAGGCACGTCTTTCATGAAATGCGCGCTTCCCGGATCTCCGCCGCCGCAAATCGGCGCCACGGCCGCAAACAGCTGAGGGTAGTTCGACGCCATCTCCCATGTGCCGTAGCCGCCCATGCTTAACCCCGTTAAATAAATCCGGTCCGGGTCTGCCTGATGCGTTTGGATGATGTCATCAATCAACGCTTTGAGAGCCTGCTTTTCAACAGGCCAATAAGATGTCAGCGGGCATTGGGGGGATACGGCGATGAACGGAAAGTCTTCCTGCTGCTCGACGATTTTCGGAATGCCGTGAATTTTGACCAATTCCAGATCGCTGCCGCGCTCTCCTGCTCCGTGAAGAAACACGATCACGGGCCATTTCTTATCCTGCGCGCTGTCGTAGCTCTTAGGAAGATGCAGCAAGTAATCGAGTTTAACCTGAACGGCAATCGTTGCTTCGAATTTTTGCGCTAATTGGGTCATTTTCTCGCATCCTTTCGTTATTGGACGTACGGTCGGCAGGACCGCAGCTACAGTGCAGATCCTATCTCATTATAGAATAAGTTGGCAGTGAATGGACAGGTTAAGGTAAAATGTTGGAAGGAGATCGGCTGGCGAAGAGACAAGGAGGATGTGCGATGTCGAATCAGGAACCGTTTTTGGAGCAGGTAAGACAGCTGTGCTTGTCGTTTCCGGGCACGAACGAGCGAATCAGCCACGGAGCTCCGTCTTTTTTTATCGATGACAAGAAGTCTTTCGTTCAATACCGCAGCAATCATCATGGGGATGGAAAAATCGCCTTATGGTGCGCAGCGGCACCCGGTCTTCAATCGTTGCTCGTCCAAGCCGACCCCGAGATTCATTATGTGCCGGCATATGTCGGTCACCTGGGATGGATCGGCATGCGCCTCGACCGGGGAGCTGAGTGGGAGCAAATTGCAGCCGTAATCGGCGATGCCTACTTGGCCAGAGCGCCTAAGAAATATTTGAAGCTCGTAACGGAAACGAAGGCCGATAAGCGATAGCCGCCTCTAATAACAGCGTACGATGAGGGGAACGCGAAGGTCGAGTTAACCGCTTAACCGAAGAGGAGTCGTTGTTGACTTCAGCTGGCAAATGGATCATACTGGTAGCAATTAGGCGAGTGTGGGAGATGTTCAGTGATGATGCGGGAGCGCCGGGCAAGTCAAGCCTTGCACCAGGCTTCCAGCACATGAATGCCGCGGGTGGACATTGTTCGCCTGCGGCTTTTTGTTCTCCGCGTTACACGGCTGCCGCTGCAGGGTGAGAACATGCCCCTGCCAATCGCGAATAGGAGGATTACGATGCCGAGAATCGTATCGGTTTACTCAGAGAACAATGATTTTCAAAGATTCGAAGTGTTGAAGAGAAATAGAAACAAGCGGCATAAATATAATGAATTCTTCGTCGAGGGCGTTCGGAATATTAATGAGGCCGTCCGGAATGACTGGGTGATTAACGGCTTGCTGTATGCCAAGCACAAGCCGCTATCCAACTGGGCGAAGGATATCTTGTCGAACTCCAAGGCTGCTGTCCATTATGAGCTGCTTGGGGATTTGTTGGAGAAGCTGAGCGATAAAGAAGATACATCCGAGATTATTGCGATTGTATCCATACCGAAGGACGATCCTACACGCATTAAAGGCAATGAACAATTGCTGGTGGCCGTCTTTGACCGTCCGTCCAACCGAGGGAACCTGGGAACCATTATCCGTTCCTGCGATGCGCTGGGCTGTCAAGGTCTGATCCTGACCGGACATGCCGTCGACTTGTACGATCCCGAGACGATTCGGGCTTCGATGGGTTCGTTCTTCAACATCCCGATCGTCCGGCTGCATTCGCCTAATGATGTCCAGGAATGGGTGAATGAGTTGAGACAGAAATATGAGGGGGTGCAAGTCGTCGGTACAAGCGCGCAGGGGAGCAAGGAGGTGTACTATTGCGATTTTACGAAGCCAACGGTTCTTCTGATCGGCAACGAGACAGACGGATTATGTCATAAGTATAAAGAAATGAGCGATACGATGGTCAAAATACCGATCGGCGGATCGGCATCTTCGCTGAATGTTGCTTGCGCGACATCGATTATTTATTACGAGATTTTAAGGCAGAAGAATCTAGGCTCCTATCATCAATCGGCGATTTGAAAGCGCTAGCTTGGTAGATATTTCATATGCATCCAGGAGGTCGAGATCATCCAGATGAACGTATTAATATTGGGCGGCACGAGGTTTTTTGGCAAGAAACTGGTCGAACGGCTGATCGGCGAACAAGCCGATATTACGATTCTGACTAGAGGAAGCACGACCGACTCCTTCGGAGATGCGGTGACAAGGCTGCAGGCGGACCGGACCGATTCCGCAGCGCTAGCGCATGCAATAGGAAACCGTTCTTATGACGTCGTGTATGATAATATTTGCTACACGCCTGCGGAGGCGGCCGAGGCCGTTCGATTGTTTGCGGGCAAAGCAGGCAAATATATTGTGACATCCTCGCTTAGCGTGTATGCGTTCGGGGAGCCGCGCAAGCAGGAGGGCGACTTCGATCCATTCAGCTATCCCATTCCGAAGCCCTATGCAGCTCAAGCGGAGTATGCGGAAGGCAAACGGCTGGTGGAGGCGGTCTTCTTCCAGGAAGCATCCTTCCCGGTGGCAGCGGTCCGGTTCCCGATTGTGATGGGCCATGACGATTATACGAGGCGTTTGCACTTTCATGTGGAGCATGTGCAGCACGGTGAGCCGGTATGCATACCGAACCCGGAAGCCAAGCTATCCTTCATCAACGCAGACGAGGCGGCGGATTTTCTTGCCTGGTTGGGACGATCCGGCTTGGAAGGACCTGTCAATGCATGCTCGAAGGGCGAAATCTCGCCCGGGGAGATCATGTCGCTGATTTCGAAATCGACAGGCAAACCGGCCTTTGTAACGGACGGATCGGAAGATGCGGACCGTTCGCCTTACGGCGTTCCTGAGTCCTGGTATATGGACACCGCCTATGCGGATTCGGCCGGGTTTACGTTCAAGCAGCTGAACGATTGGCTGCCGTCATTGATCCGCGAGATGGCGGAATCCGAGTAACCGTTACGTTCGCTTATATGCATAAAAACAGGCGCAGTCCCGGTTGGGTCTGCGCCTGTTCGATGGCTGCATTAAGGATTCTTGCGGATATAGGAGTCCAATACGAAAGTGCCGAATGGAAGAAAGGACGCGATGAATGCCATAACGACGCGGAGAAAGGACCACTTTGCTGCGATCCACGCATGGATCAGCGCAAGTACATATAAGACGAAGAGCCCGCCGTGTATGGCTCCGACGATTGTAACGGGCGATGGAATATCGGCCCAGTATTTGAGCGGCATGGCGATAAACAGAAGGACGAGGAAGGAAATCCCTTCGATCAAGCTTACCAACCGAAAGCGTCCGACAGCAGTTTTTAGCATCTTTGTGAGACCTCCGTATCTGGTATGTTTCAACTATGTCTTCTAGTAGTATACCTTAAGAGGGACGGCTCAGGAACAGGACGACCCGTTGACTTGTATGACAATTTGATGTATTTTAGATAAAACTATGCACTGAATAACCATAATCAAGGAATTGAACTTTAGACGCATGCTTACGCAAAGAGAAGGAGTCCCTGGCTGAAAGGCTCCTCGTAACGGTCAAAGTTTCCCGCCTTGTAGTTGCCGCAGGGAACGATAGAAGTCCCCAGTATCTGCGGCCGGGAGTCCCCCGTTATCGATGAACGAGAGGATCGTACGCCGTATATTATTGCGGCTGTCGATTGAAATTTGGGTGGTACCACGAGCGCGCTCGTCCCTTTGCCGGGGACGGGTGCGCTTTTTTTCGTTCTGCAGCCGGCTGTCCGAAGCAGTGAGCCTCTGATCGCTCAGCTTCGGAGACGACGGAACAATCATTGGGATTAAGGAGAGGATTTACGATGAAACAACGACAATTATTCGTCCCTACGCTTCGCGAGGTTCCTGCGGAAGCCGAAGCGGTTAGTCACCGCTGGATGGTCAAGGGAGGCTTCATCCGCCAACTCGCTTCTGGCGTTTATACCTTCCTGCCGCTTGGACGCAAGGTGCTGCGCAGCATAGAAGCGATTATCCGGGAGGAGATGGAGCGTGCCGGAGCGCAGGAGGTGCTGATGCCGGCGCTGCAGCCGGTGGAGCTGCTTCAGCAATCCGGCCGTTATGACCTCTATGGACAGGATCTCTTCCGTCTGAATGACCGCAGCGGGAGAGAATTCGCGCTCGGACCGACACATGAGGAGGTTATTACCTCGCTGATCAAGCAGGAGATTACATCCTACCGGAAGCTGCCGGTGACGCTCTATCAGATTCAGACGAAATTCAGAGACGAGAGACGTCCGCGATTCGGACTGCTGCGCGGCAGGGAGTTCATCATGAAGGATGCATACTCGTTCGATGCGGATTGGGAAGGGCTTGCCCGTAATTATGATGCGATGTATGAAGCGTATCACCGGATCTTCTCCCGCTGCGGCTTGAATTTCAGAGCCGTTGAAGCGGACGCGGGCGCCATCGGAGGCGAAGGCGGTACCCATGAATTTATGGCTTTCGCCGAATCGGGCGAAGATATTATCGTTTCCTGCGAAGCGTGCGGCTATGCCGCCAACCTCGAGAAAGCGGAATCCGCGCAGGCAACAAGCGGCGATATGACAAACTCGATTGGCCGCCAGGCGGAATCCTATCTCAAGTTTCATACGCCCGGCTGGAAGACGATTGAGCAGCTTGTGGAATCGGTCGGCTGCAGCGCCGGTCATATTATTAAGACGCTCATCTATATGGCGGACGGCCAGCCGGTCGTCGTTCTAATTAGGGGCGACCATGAAGCGAATGAGACGAAGATTAAGAACCTGATCGGCGCAGAGGTTATCGAGCTTGCCGATGCGGATACCGTGCTCGCGGTGACGGGTTCCCCTGCCGGCTTCTCCGGCCCGGTCGGCTTGACGGCACCGCTTCTGGTCGATCATCATGTCGACGATATGAAGGAAGCGATAACGGGCGCGAACGAGCTGGATTATCATTTGAAACATGTCGTGCCAGGGCGGGACTTCACCGCCCATCTAACCGGCGACCTGAGGAATGTACAGGAAGGCGATGCATGTCCTCATTGCGGGAAAGGGCTGACAACCGCGCGCGGCATCGAGATCGGCCATGTATTCAAGCTTGGCAACCGGTACAGCGGCAAGCAGGGAGCGTCCTTTGTCGATTCCACGGGCAAGGAGCAGAATTTCGTGATGGGCTGCTACGGAATCGGCGTAACGAGGCTGATGGCTGCTATAATCGAGCAGCATCAGGATGAGCACGGCATGATTTGGCCGCTGTCGATTGCGCCCTACCACGTGCATATTATCGTCATGGCTATGCAGGACGATGCGCAGCGGGAAACGGGTCAGAAGCTGTATGATGAGCTGCGTTCCGCAGGCATTGAGGCGCTGCTCGACGATCGGGACGAACGGCCGGGCGTGAAGCTGAAGGATGCCGATCTTATCGGGCTCCCGCTGCGGGTTGTCGTCGGCAAGTCAATCGTGGAGGGACTTGTCGAGCTTAAAGCGCGGACAGGTACGGTCGAACGTGTTCAGGCGGAGCAGGCGGGAAGTATTATACGGGACCGTCTCGCCCAATTAAGCGGCACAGGAGGCTGACATATGAAACCCTATCAAGGTAAAACCGTGATGGTGACCGGTGCCGCAGGCGGGATTGGGCGCCGCTTGGCAGCGGCTTATGGAGCTGAAGGAGCACAGGTCGTTGTCACGGATCGGGAAGGATACGGCGGGGACGAAATCGTGAAGGACATCGCAGCAGCGGGCGGAAGCGCGTACTTCGCAGCGGCTGACTTAGGCCGGCCCGAAGAGATCGTGCAGCTGTTCGCTAACGTGGATCAAACGTACGGGGCGCTTGACATTCTGATCAATAATGCCGGATTTGGCATCTGGAAATCGCCGCTCGAGCTGTCGGTGGAGGAGTGGGACAGCGTCATGAACGTGAATTTGCGCGGTACCTTCCTATGCAGCCGGGAGGCGGCGAAACGGATGAAGGCACAAGGCGGCGGGCGCATCGTCAATGTTGCATCGACAAGAGCGGCCATGTCCGAGCCTTCCAGCGAAGCCTATGCCGCTTCCAAGGGAGGCATCGCATCATTGACGCATGCTCTCGCCGTTTCACTCGGGCCTGACGGGATTACCGTCAACTGCATTAGTCCGGGTTGGATCGAGACCGGCGATTATGACGCGCTTCGGCCGATCGATCACATGCAGCATCCGTCAGGCCGTGTGGGCAAGCCCGGGGATATCGTGCGGGCATGTATGTATTTCACATCGCTGGACAACGACTTCGTGACGGGCACGAATCTGACCGTTGACGGGGGAATGACGCGCAAGATGATCTACGAACCCTAAATCCGGTCATGATCGGTATCCATGACTAGGGCTCGGCCATAATTCGGCAGCGGCTAGGATTCCTTGAGGCGATCGATTGCCTCCGCCATCGTACGGTCCGTTAGATGCGCATAGATTTGCGTCGTTTCCGGAGAGGCATGGCCAAGCTGCTCCTGCGTCTTGTACAGGTCATTGCGCAAATAATAGTCCGTGGCGAAGGAATGGCGCAGCTTATGGACGGACAGGTACGGCTTGCCGAACCGTTTGGCATATTTGATGACCATCTCTTGTATGGCGCGTTTGGTCATTCGCGAGCCTTCTTTCTTGCCGTTGGCGATGGCGAGGAAGAGGGCTTTTTCCCGCTTAGGCGCTTTGTACTGCGACTCTCTCTGATTCAAGTAATGCTCGAATTCGCGGATCGCTTCCGTCCGGAAGTATACGGGCGTCTTGAACGTATCGTCGTTCTTGCCTTTGCGATAGACGTACAGCAGCTTCTTCTTGAGATCGAAATCGTCCATGTTCATATTAACAACCTCGGACACGCGCAGGCCGGAGTTCAGGATGAGGCTGACGATGCAGGTATCGCGGATGCGGTTGAGCGTGTAGGCGTACATCGCCTGCTTGTTCGTCGCAACATCGGTCCCGTAGTCCTCGTTGATGTAACGGATGAATTCGTCGATCTCCTGCTCCTGCAGCAGCTTGCCTTCCAGCTTGGCCGCGGTATCTTTGGGCTTATGGGCCCGCTTGATCGATACCTTAGCCATCACATTGCGCTTCAGCAGCGGATAGAACTCCTCGTCCTCCGCGATCTGGCTCAAGTAGTGGAAGAGCGACCGCATGGAGGCGAGCTTGCGCGAAATCGTTGTT carries:
- a CDS encoding NAD-dependent epimerase/dehydratase family protein, which codes for MNVLILGGTRFFGKKLVERLIGEQADITILTRGSTTDSFGDAVTRLQADRTDSAALAHAIGNRSYDVVYDNICYTPAEAAEAVRLFAGKAGKYIVTSSLSVYAFGEPRKQEGDFDPFSYPIPKPYAAQAEYAEGKRLVEAVFFQEASFPVAAVRFPIVMGHDDYTRRLHFHVEHVQHGEPVCIPNPEAKLSFINADEAADFLAWLGRSGLEGPVNACSKGEISPGEIMSLISKSTGKPAFVTDGSEDADRSPYGVPESWYMDTAYADSAGFTFKQLNDWLPSLIREMAESE
- a CDS encoding RNA methyltransferase, encoding MPRIVSVYSENNDFQRFEVLKRNRNKRHKYNEFFVEGVRNINEAVRNDWVINGLLYAKHKPLSNWAKDILSNSKAAVHYELLGDLLEKLSDKEDTSEIIAIVSIPKDDPTRIKGNEQLLVAVFDRPSNRGNLGTIIRSCDALGCQGLILTGHAVDLYDPETIRASMGSFFNIPIVRLHSPNDVQEWVNELRQKYEGVQVVGTSAQGSKEVYYCDFTKPTVLLIGNETDGLCHKYKEMSDTMVKIPIGGSASSLNVACATSIIYYEILRQKNLGSYHQSAI
- a CDS encoding MmcQ/YjbR family DNA-binding protein; translated protein: MSNQEPFLEQVRQLCLSFPGTNERISHGAPSFFIDDKKSFVQYRSNHHGDGKIALWCAAAPGLQSLLVQADPEIHYVPAYVGHLGWIGMRLDRGAEWEQIAAVIGDAYLARAPKKYLKLVTETKADKR
- a CDS encoding SDR family NAD(P)-dependent oxidoreductase, with the protein product MKPYQGKTVMVTGAAGGIGRRLAAAYGAEGAQVVVTDREGYGGDEIVKDIAAAGGSAYFAAADLGRPEEIVQLFANVDQTYGALDILINNAGFGIWKSPLELSVEEWDSVMNVNLRGTFLCSREAAKRMKAQGGGRIVNVASTRAAMSEPSSEAYAASKGGIASLTHALAVSLGPDGITVNCISPGWIETGDYDALRPIDHMQHPSGRVGKPGDIVRACMYFTSLDNDFVTGTNLTVDGGMTRKMIYEP
- a CDS encoding DUF3817 domain-containing protein, whose translation is MLKTAVGRFRLVSLIEGISFLVLLFIAMPLKYWADIPSPVTIVGAIHGGLFVLYVLALIHAWIAAKWSFLRVVMAFIASFLPFGTFVLDSYIRKNP
- a CDS encoding beta-ketoacyl-ACP synthase III, with protein sequence MQQRNVSVLGTGKYLPKKRVTDSDMDVLLGVKKGWVLKKSDVSVRYFVEDETASEMGARAAYEALDAAGLTFADIDCLVCTSGTMEQPIPCTAALIQKAMGQEASGVPAFDINSTCLSFVAGLDVMSYMLDAGRYRRILLISTEIASIGLNWSQKESAALFGDGAAAVVLGRTEPGGKSRIVHAAMQTFSEGAHLSEIRGGGTKRHAQNYSSVSMDHYLFDMNGSEIFRLASRKLPDFVEQMLQASGTHIEDFKLVIPHQGSAMAMRLIRKKLGIAEHQLMYITPDHGNTIAASIPMGLHEAIRLEKIERGDRILLLGTSAGVSLGGVILDY
- the xerS gene encoding tyrosine recombinase XerS; translation: MNIIKVKDRQELDRKTPSMPWYVEKFINYKLPDLSPSSLLEYVRDYETFFSWLMAEGLSAAASLKDVTLSELEKLHMDSIDSYKMFLATHPEHMNARTTISRKLASMRSLFHYLSQIAEDEEFYPLLKRNVMAKVSIKRAHKPKDTAAKLEGKLLQEQEIDEFIRYINEDYGTDVATNKQAMYAYTLNRIRDTCIVSLILNSGLRVSEVVNMNMDDFDLKKKLLYVYRKGKNDDTFKTPVYFRTEAIREFEHYLNQRESQYKAPKREKALFLAIANGKKEGSRMTKRAIQEMVIKYAKRFGKPYLSVHKLRHSFATDYYLRNDLYKTQEQLGHASPETTQIYAHLTDRTMAEAIDRLKES
- a CDS encoding carboxylesterase family protein; the protein is MTQLAQKFEATIAVQVKLDYLLHLPKSYDSAQDKKWPVIVFLHGAGERGSDLELVKIHGIPKIVEQQEDFPFIAVSPQCPLTSYWPVEKQALKALIDDIIQTHQADPDRIYLTGLSMGGYGTWEMASNYPQLFAAVAPICGGGDPGSAHFMKDVPAWVFHGDADSVISVTESEKMVEALKSAGGNVRFTVYPGVDHNSWSETYDNPELYEWFLSHSK
- a CDS encoding proline--tRNA ligase; its protein translation is MKQRQLFVPTLREVPAEAEAVSHRWMVKGGFIRQLASGVYTFLPLGRKVLRSIEAIIREEMERAGAQEVLMPALQPVELLQQSGRYDLYGQDLFRLNDRSGREFALGPTHEEVITSLIKQEITSYRKLPVTLYQIQTKFRDERRPRFGLLRGREFIMKDAYSFDADWEGLARNYDAMYEAYHRIFSRCGLNFRAVEADAGAIGGEGGTHEFMAFAESGEDIIVSCEACGYAANLEKAESAQATSGDMTNSIGRQAESYLKFHTPGWKTIEQLVESVGCSAGHIIKTLIYMADGQPVVVLIRGDHEANETKIKNLIGAEVIELADADTVLAVTGSPAGFSGPVGLTAPLLVDHHVDDMKEAITGANELDYHLKHVVPGRDFTAHLTGDLRNVQEGDACPHCGKGLTTARGIEIGHVFKLGNRYSGKQGASFVDSTGKEQNFVMGCYGIGVTRLMAAIIEQHQDEHGMIWPLSIAPYHVHIIVMAMQDDAQRETGQKLYDELRSAGIEALLDDRDERPGVKLKDADLIGLPLRVVVGKSIVEGLVELKARTGTVERVQAEQAGSIIRDRLAQLSGTGG